One Helianthus annuus cultivar XRQ/B chromosome 12, HanXRQr2.0-SUNRISE, whole genome shotgun sequence genomic region harbors:
- the LOC110926763 gene encoding uncharacterized protein LOC110926763 encodes MCFIFNDCLQVFIPKITQDESKERRKLRKLYIDGKRYGMQKGKSQSIDVIASTSGSSSIPHYMLNDTTQASIEYGVYDPRFLQNDCKERRRLRKLYLDSKRSTTLQQRKLHPSNTLTSSTDLRLLSSNTHNVTPTSSVLPTSTLSCLTNNMTTPINIRRFSLSSNITHSGNTFTILESSSLQRMSPGKRKLISKSRVTSPIPMIDLTTEETTDEAIYKGVSTDYIDHGDQCITCEVCNAKLWDAEKGRGRKEKGRICYFLCCGYGKVELPDYKDAVPSYKELFMYKDKESKHFLNNIRRYNSMFAFTSMGGKVDHTVNRGNGPFCYRISGENYHSTGSLLPEDGDQPKFCQLYIFDTENELSNRQSVFSRSKDSSSASGAELDNKLIEHIKCLLDSENQLVKAYRMVRDRFHENPELNLKLRLIGFREKDGRTYNLPTCGEVAALIVGDIANTINNRDIVIETQTGTLKRISELHPSYLALQYPILFPYGDDGYRIDIPHRGVVDIINKKRPNCTMREFFAYRLQDRINQFSLILNSRRLFQQFLVDAYTMIESERLKYIRLQQKNLRSDSYESLCELRNKGQQDISNVGKRIFLPSSFTGGARYMMQNYLDAMAICKWFGYPDFFITITCNPKWPEVKRFLRDTNLKPEDRPDILTRLFKIKLDSICKDFKERHLFGKVAAVVYTIEFQKRGLPHAHLCLFLENESKLPTVDHVDPFITAEIPNEDEDAELYALVKDYMIHGPCGNANLSCPCMVDNKCSKGFPKKFQDHTTLDSNGFPIYKRRDNGVSVVKNGIDLDNRSVVPYNKKLLKRYQAHINVEWCNQAGSIKYLFKYINKGPDKATVAVVQHDSNNEELQQDEVKEYYDCRYLSACEASWRIFAYDVHYRTPSVMRLPFHLPGKQPVVFGPDEDINQVLNKPSVKASMFLSWMERNKDPNDTLARTLTYVQFPSWYVWKLDKRCWEPRKTHKSIGRIHAVSPSLGEAYYLRILLNKVKGPRSFDDIKTVHGKVYDTFRDACYALGLLDDDAEYIEAIKEANETGSPSYLRNLFATLLLTNTLSRPEVVWESTWRYMTDDFIYRLRKYHRLTDLSIPDHQLKNYVLSEVEKFLARNNSSLKRFETMPYPDTASMSDSDNRLINEERIYDQTNLQAEFNNQLNLLTEEQRSVFQQIINAVEGNKGGVFFVYGYGGTGKTFLWKTLSAAIRSKGQIVLNVASSGIASLLLSGGRTAHSRFRIPLNLTEDSVCHIKPNGDVARLLHETNLIIWDEAPMVHKHAFEALDRTMNDIFNIETSNRSNIRFGGKVIVLGGDFRQILPVVPNGGRQEIVNASISSSYLWNTCEGNVGGPNDGEASIEIPSDLLITDTSDPISTLIDFVYPSILENFNNQNYFSERAILAPKNEVVHEINDRLLSLFPGEEREYLSSDSLCQSEDPNATQQKLYSPDVLNGLKVSGLPNHRLALKVGVPVMLLRNIDQQNGLCNGTRLQVKKMYNRVIEAEIISGGNIGTRTYIPRISLIPSDKKIPFEFQRRQFPLAVCFAMTINKSQGQSLSRVGLYLKQPVFTHGQLYVALSRVKTRQGVKLLILDNDGKPTNKTTNVVYKEVFGDL; translated from the exons atgtgttttatatttaatgATTGTTTGCAAGTTTTCATCCCTAAAATTACTCAAGATGAGAGTAAGGAGAGGCGTAAACTTAGAAAATTATACATCGATGGTAAACGTTATGGAATGCAAAAAGGTAAATCACAATCAATAGATGTTATAGCATCTACTTCTGGTTCATCATCCATTCCGCATTACATGCTCAATGATACAACACAGGCTTCCATTGAATATGGAG TTTATGACCCGAGATTTCTTCAAAATGACTGCAAAGAGAGACGGAGGTTAAGGAAACTATATTTAGACAGTAAAAGATCTACTACTCTACAACAACGAAAATTACACCCTTCCAATACTTTAACATCTTCCACTGATTTAAGATTGTTGTCTTCCAACACGCACAATGTTACTCCTACATCGTCGGTGTTACCTACAA GTACTCTTAGCTGTCTTACAAACAACATGACTACACCAATAAACATTCGTCGTTTTTCTCTATCTTCAAACATCACACATTCTGGCAACACATTTACTATTCTCGAAAGTTCTTCTTTACAGAGGATGTCGCCAGGAAAACGTAAGTTAATAAGTAAATCGCGAGTTACATCTCCTATACCAATGATTGACTTGACGACAGAGGAAACTACAGATGAAGCAATCTACAAAGGAGTTTCAACAG ATTACATCGATCATGGTGACCAATGTATTACTTGTGAAGTATGCAATGCTAAATTATGGGATGCTGAGAAAGGAAGGGGAAGAAAAGAGAAAGGAAGAATATGCTATTTCTTATGTTGTGGTTACGGCAAAGTAGAACTACCAGATTATAAAGATGCTGTTCCAAGTTATAAGGAACTTTTTATGTATAAGGACAAAGAAAGCAAACATTTTTTGAATAATATTCGACGGTATAACTCAATGTTTGCTTTCACGTCAATGGGTGGTAAGGTTGATCACACTGTTAACAGAGGTAATGGACCATTCTGCTACAGAATTAGTGGAGAGAACTACCACAGCACTGGAAGCCTCCTTCCGGAAGACGGAGACCAACCTAAATTTTGCCAGCTCTACATTTTCGATACTGAAAACGAACTTTCCAACAGACAATCCGTATTTAG TCGTTCAAAGGATTCATCCTCCGCAAGTGGTGCTGAACTTGATAATAAACTGATTGAACATATAAAATGTCTTTTAGATTCAGAAAATCAGTTGGTAAAAGCTTATAGGATGGTTAGAGACCGTTTTCATGAAAACCCTGAGCTTAATCTGAAGCTTCGTCTAATTGGTTTTAGAGAAAAGGATGGACGAACATATAATTTACCAACATGTGGTGAAGTTGCTGCTCTAATTGTTGGGGATATTGCCAACACAATCAACAATAGAGATATAGTTATTGAAACGCAAACAGGTACTTTGAAACGAATTAGTGAATTGCATCCTTCATACCTTGCACTTCAATATCCTATTTTGTTTCCTTATGGTGATGATGGTTATAGAATTGACATCCCTCATCGTGGTGTCGTAGACATAATCAATAAGAAACGTCCAAATTGTACGATGAGAGAGTTCTTTGCATATCGTTTGCAAGACAGAATTAATCAGTTTTCATTGATTCTAAATTCAAGGAGACTCTTTCAACAATTCTTGGTTGATGCGTATACTATGATTGAGAGTGAAAGGCTTAAATACATACGTCTTCAACAAAAGAATCTAAGGTCAGATAGCTATGAAAGTCTATGTGAATTAAGAAATAAGGGCCAGCAAGACATATCTAACGTTGGAAAACGAATATTTTTGCCCTCTTCGTTTACCGGTGGCGCGAGATATATGATGCAAAATTATTTAGATGCCATGGCTATCTGTAAGTGGTTTGGTTATCCGGATTTTTTTATAACCATCACGTGCAATCCAAAGTGGCCTGAGGTAAAAAGGTTTCTTAGAGACACAAATCTTAAACCTGAAGATAGGCCAGATATACTGACCAGATTATTTAAAATAAAGTTGGATTCAATTTGCAAAGATTTTAAAGAACGCCATCTATTTGGAAAAGTTGCAGCAG TTGTTTACACAATTGAGTTTCAAAAGAGAGGATTGCCTCATGCCCACCTATGCTTATTCTTAGAAAATGAATCCAAGCTTCCAACGGTAGACCATGTTGATCCATTTATAACTGCAGAAATCCctaatgaagatgaagatgcagAATTATATGCACTTGTGAAAGACTATATGATTCATGGTCCATGTGGTAACGCTAATTTAAGTTGTCCATGTATGGTTGACAATAAGTGTTCAAAGGGTTTTCCAAAGAAATTTCAAGATCATACTACACTGGATTCAAATGGATTCCCAATATACAAAAGAAGAGATAATGGTGTTTCTGTAGTGAAAAATGGAATCGACTTAGACAACCGAAGTGTTGTGCCATACAACAAAAAACTTTTGAAACGGTACCAGGCACATATAAATGTTGAGTGGTGCAATCAAGCCGGATCaattaaatatttgtttaaatatataaataaaggcCCTGATAAAGCAACCGTTGCAGTTGTCCAACATGATAGTAACAACGAAGAACTACAACAAGACGAGGTCAAAGAATACTATGATTGTAGGTATCTATCGGCTTGTGAGGCATCTTGGAGGATCTTCGCATACGATGTGCATTACAGGACTCCATCTGTTATGAGGCTGCCATTCCATCTTCCCGGAAAACAACCTGTTGTTTTTGGTCCCGACGAGGATATTAATCAAGTGCTTAACAAACCATCTGTCAAAGCTTCAATGTTTCTTTCCTGGATGGAACGTAACAAAGATCCGAATGACACATTGGCCCGTACACTTACATATGTTCAGTTTCCAAGTTGGTATGTATGGAAGCTTGATAAACGTTGTTGGGAACCTAGAAAAACACATAAGTCAATTGGGAGAATTCACGCTGTAAGTCCGTCTCTTGGGGAAGCATATTATTTAAGAATTCTTCTTAACAAAGTGAAAGGACCAAGGTCTTTTGATGATATTAAAACAGTTCATGGTAAGGTATATGATACATTTAGAGATGCATGTTATGCACTCGGCCTTTTGGACGATGACGCAGAATATATTGAGGCAATCAAAGAAGCAAACGAAACAGGATCCCCTTCGTATCTTCGTAATTTATTTGCTACTTTGCTATTAACAAATACGTTGTCCAGACCTGAGGTTGTATGGGAAAGCACATGGAGATACATGACAGACGACTTTATCTACAGACTTAGGAAATATCATCGTCTTACAG ATTTATCAATTCCAGATCACCAACTTAAAAACTATGTTTTGAGtgaagttgaaaaattcttaGCCAGAAACAACTCATCACTCAAGAGATTTGAGACAATGCCGTACCCAGATACTGCGTCTATGTCTGATTCAGacaatcgtttgattaacgaGGAGCGTATCTACGACCAAACGAATCTTCAAGCTGAATTTAATAATCAACTTAATTTGCTAACTGAGGAGCAACGGTCAGTTTTCCAACAAATAATCAACGCAGTTGAGGGTAACAAAGGTGGGGTTTTTTTTGTGTATGGCTATGGCGGGACCGGCAAGACGTTCTTATGGAAGACATTATCTGCGGCAATCAGATCAAAAGGTCAAATTGTATTAAACGTTGCTTCAAGTGGCATCGCGTCGTTGTTATTGTCTGGTGGCAGGACCGCGCATTCCAGGTTTCGTATTCCATTGAATCTTACTGAGGATTCAGTCTGTCATATAAAACCGAATGGAGATGTTGCTAGACTACTACACGAAACAAACTTGATTATATGGGATGAAGCGCCTATGGTCCACAAGCATGCATTCGAAGCGTTGGATAGAACAATGAACGACATTTTCAATATCGAAACTTCAAACAGATCAAACATCCGCTTTGGAGGGAAGGTTATTGTCTTAGGAGGCGATTTTAGACAGATCCTTCCTGTTGTTCCAAATGGTGGAAGACAAGAAATTGTCAATGCCTCAATAAGTTCGTCTTATCTGTGGAATACAT GTGAGGGAAATGTTGGTggtccaaatgatggagaagcGTCAATTGAAATACCAAGCGACCTTCTAATCACTGATACATCGGATCCAATTTCAACTTTAATTGATTTTGTGTATCCTTCAATTCTCGAAAACTTCAACAATCAGAATTATTTCAGTGAGAGGGCTATACTTGCACCTAAGAACGAGGTTGTGCATGAAATTAATGATCGGTTGTTGTCACTATTCCCAGGAGAAGAACGAGAGTATCTTAGTTCAGACAGTCTTTGTCAGTCTGAAGATCCAAACGCTACACAACAAAAACTATACTCTCCTGATGTGCTTAACGGTCTTAAAGTATCCGGCTTACCTAATCATAGGCTAGCACTAAAAGTAGGCGTGCCGGTGATGCTATTACGTAACATTGACCAACAAAATGGGCTTTGTAATGGTACACGACTACAGGTCAAAAAAATGTATAACCGTGTAATAGAAGCCGAGATAATATCCGGAGGGAACATAGGCACACGCACTTATATACCAAGGATTAGTTTGATACCTTCTGATAAAAAAATTCCTTTTGAGTTTCAAAGGAGACAATTTCCGTTGGCTGTTTGTTTCGCAATGACTATTAACAAGAGTCAGGGACAATCACTGTCTAGAGTTGGTCTGTATCTGAAGCAACCAGTTTTCACCCATGGTCAGCTGTATGTTGCTTTATCAAGAGTTAAAACCAGACAAGGAGTTAAACTTCTGATTTTGGACAATGACGGCAAACCTACTAATAAAACGACAAATGTAGTTTACAAAGAAGTATTTGGTGACTTGTGA
- the LOC110926764 gene encoding uncharacterized protein LOC110926764 translates to MARSSTERNTQNKKKEVIVVTDSDSEESFTSEEFDWNAPEPNLIFMPSSCSRFRIPVKVARAMGIDRCGKVTIENMRGVETNLNVSAEPKRSKKKNRFTVLGWPAWVRENNIKMGYLCVLEWYDDMPALFVRDVIEE, encoded by the exons ATGGCGCGTTCTTCAACTGAGCGAAAtacacaaaataaaaaaaaggaagtCATAGTGGTAACAGATTCGGACTCGGAAGAATCTTTCACTTCGGAAGAATTCGACTGGAACGCACCAGAACCAAATCTCATTTTCATGCCCTCCTCTTGTTCACGTTTT CGGATACCAGTTAAGGTCGCAAGAGCCATGGGAATCGATAGATGCGGAAAGGTGACCATTGAAAACATGCGTGGTGTGGAAACAAATCTGAACGTCTCGGCTGAACCAAAACGATCAAAAAAGAAAAATCGGTTTACTGTTTTGGGATGGCCAGCATGGGTTCGTGAAAACAACATCAAGATGGGTTATCTTTGCGTTTTAGAGTGGTATGACGATATGCCTGCACTCTTTGTTAGGGATGTAATCGAAGAATAA